In Deltaproteobacteria bacterium GWC2_55_46, a single window of DNA contains:
- a CDS encoding 50S ribosomal protein L10, translating to MDRTDKAKVVEEVQESFKKANATFIAEYQGIKAMDMNEFRKILRDASMEFRVIRNTLARRAVQGTPVETITGQLKGPTAIAFSYKDAAAAAKALVQFAKDQPKLKIKAGTLGAKVISADEIKGLAELPSREVLLAMMLGSMKSPMSGIVGVLSGVPRKLLYALNAVKDSKAAQAGA from the coding sequence TTGGATAGGACGGATAAGGCCAAAGTAGTTGAAGAAGTGCAGGAAAGTTTCAAAAAGGCCAACGCGACCTTTATCGCCGAGTACCAGGGCATAAAGGCTATGGATATGAACGAGTTCAGGAAGATCTTGCGTGACGCTTCCATGGAATTTCGTGTCATCCGCAATACGCTTGCCAGGCGCGCGGTCCAGGGCACGCCTGTTGAGACGATAACAGGGCAGCTCAAGGGGCCCACGGCCATAGCGTTCAGCTATAAGGACGCAGCCGCCGCAGCCAAGGCGCTCGTGCAGTTCGCGAAGGACCAGCCGAAGCTCAAGATCAAGGCCGGCACCCTCGGCGCCAAGGTCATAAGCGCCGACGAGATCAAGGGACTTGCCGAACTCCCGTCGAGGGAAGTGCTCCTCGCCATGATGCTCGGCTCGATGAAGTCGCCGATGTCCGGCATCGTCGGTGTCTTGAGCGGAGTGCCCAGAAAGCTCCTTTACGCGCTCAACGCTGTAAAGGACAGCAAAGCCGCTCAAGCCGGGGCGTAA
- a CDS encoding 30S ribosomal protein S12 has protein sequence MPTINQLVRKGRQKPRVKTASPALESCPQKRGVCVRVYTTTPKKPNSALRKVARVRLTNAMEVTSYIPGVGHNLQEHSVVLIRGGRVKDLPGVRYHIVRGTLDATGVADRKQARSKYGAKRPK, from the coding sequence ATGCCGACGATCAATCAGCTCGTACGTAAGGGCAGACAGAAGCCCAGGGTGAAGACAGCTTCACCGGCGCTTGAATCATGCCCGCAGAAAAGGGGCGTATGCGTCAGGGTCTACACGACCACCCCGAAGAAGCCGAACTCGGCTTTGAGGAAGGTGGCCAGGGTGAGGCTCACTAACGCGATGGAAGTTACCTCCTATATACCGGGTGTCGGCCACAACCTCCAGGAGCACTCGGTAGTGCTCATCAGGGGCGGCAGGGTCAAGGACCTCCCGGGTGTAAGGTACCATATAGTCAGGGGCACGCTCGACGCGACAGGAGTCGCCGACAGGAAGCAAGCCCGCTCAAAGTACGGCGCCAAGAGGCCCAAGTAG
- a CDS encoding 50S ribosomal protein L7/L12, with translation MADLKKEDVIKYIESMSVLELAELVKELEEKFGVSAAAPVAVAAAAAAAAPAAAEKTEFNVVLKEAGAEKIKVIKEVRVITGLGLKEAKDLVEGAPKTLKEGVAKDEAEKIKKQVESAGAKVEIQ, from the coding sequence ATGGCGGACCTTAAAAAAGAAGATGTGATCAAATATATCGAGAGCATGAGCGTCCTTGAGCTTGCCGAGCTTGTGAAGGAACTCGAGGAGAAGTTCGGCGTTTCAGCCGCTGCCCCGGTTGCCGTAGCGGCCGCAGCGGCCGCAGCTGCCCCGGCAGCCGCCGAGAAGACCGAGTTCAACGTTGTCCTTAAGGAGGCTGGCGCAGAGAAGATAAAGGTCATCAAGGAAGTAAGGGTGATAACCGGCCTTGGCCTCAAGGAAGCGAAGGACCTCGTCGAGGGCGCTCCCAAGACCCTGAAGGAGGGCGTAGCCAAGGATGAGGCTGAGAAGATAAAGAAGCAGGTCGAGAGCGCCGGCGCAAAGGTGGAGATACAGTAA
- a CDS encoding DNA-directed RNA polymerase subunit beta' — protein sequence MESLVALFEKHKRPMDFNAIRISIASPDRIREWSHGEVKKPETINYRTFKPERDGLFCAKIFGPVKDFECNCGKYKRMKHRGVVCEKCGVEVIPSNVRRERLGHIELATPVAHIWFLRSLPSRIGAMLDITLKELERILYYENYVVLDARESDLKAGELLNEEKYQKAVEKWGPDGFTSGMGAEAIRELLKRIDLEKVSGTLRAEMKKTTSDAKKKRIVKRLKVTEAFLHSGNKPEWMILEVIPVLPPDLRPLVPLDGGRFATSDLNDLYRRVINRNNRLKRLMELNAPDIIIRNEKRMLQEAVDALFDNGRRGRIITGQNKRPLKSLSDMIKGKGGRFRQNLLGKRVDYSGRSVIVIGPDLRLHQCGLPKKMALELFKPFIYQRLEEKGYATTIKSAKKMLEKERPEVWDVLDEVIREHPVLLNRAPTLHRLGIQAFEPILIEGKAIQLHPLVCTAFNADFDGDQMAVHVPLSIEAQVEARVLMMSTNNILSPAHGKPIIVPTQDIVLGLYYLTRNRPGVKGEGKRFGSTDEVRAAYDASEVHLQAGVKVKLDGTLTDTTVGRIILKEIIPTAIKFEEINKVMDKKRLADLIDICYRRAGSKETVILADRLKDMGYQFATKAGISICIDDMKIPTKKGILLDSAYEEVKEIQKQYNEGLITDGERYNKVIDIWAQATEEIAEEMLRELSTDLVKDDDGNERPLPSFNPIFIMADSGARGSAQQIRQLAGMRGLMAKPSGEIIETPITANFREGLTVLQYFISTHGARKGLADTALKTANSGYLTRRLVDVAQDAIIAEDDCGTLDGIYMTPLVEGGEVIEPIGERILGRVVLEDVLDPFTKEVIVEANDDIDEGKVERIEEAGIDRVKIRSVLTCRSTRGICIKCYGRDLTRGRMVEMGEAVGVIAAQSIGEPGTQLTMRTFHIGGTASRRAEQTTLEARHEGIVKYHNLNVALNSRGDSIVMNRNGDISLQDDQGRDREKDSIIYGARLRVPEGQKVAIGMIIADWDPYTIPIITEVGGIIRFGDIEDGKTMREQVDEVTGLSSKVIVTFKESDLRPRVSIKDESGRTYKIPGTNIEARYLLPVGAILMVAEGDAVKAGDIVAKIPRETTKTKDITGGLPRVAELFEARKPKETAVISEIDGIVSFGKDTKGKRKVLITPETGDAKEYLIPKGKHISVREGDRVRAGEPLMDGSANPHDILRVLGVKELAKYLVDEVQEVYRLQGVKINDKHIETIVRQMLRRVKIKDPGDTNLLIGEQVERHIFDDENDRVISKGKRPAIAEPLLQGITKASLSTESFISAASFQETTKVLTGAAVEGKIDYLRGLKENVIMGRLVPAGTGFRRYTKFAAELTEQAQSDAASETEEGVKETA from the coding sequence TTGGAAAGCCTTGTGGCCCTGTTTGAAAAGCATAAAAGACCTATGGACTTTAATGCCATAAGGATATCTATAGCCTCGCCGGACAGGATCAGGGAATGGTCCCACGGCGAGGTCAAAAAGCCCGAGACGATAAATTACAGGACCTTCAAGCCGGAAAGGGACGGCCTTTTCTGCGCGAAGATATTCGGCCCGGTAAAGGACTTCGAGTGCAACTGCGGCAAGTACAAGAGGATGAAGCACCGCGGGGTCGTCTGCGAGAAGTGCGGCGTTGAGGTCATCCCCTCGAACGTGAGGCGCGAAAGGCTCGGCCATATCGAGCTTGCCACCCCGGTTGCCCATATATGGTTCTTAAGGAGCCTCCCCTCCAGGATAGGCGCCATGCTCGACATAACGCTCAAGGAGCTGGAGAGGATCCTCTATTACGAGAACTACGTGGTCCTGGACGCCAGGGAGTCCGACCTCAAGGCGGGCGAGCTCCTCAACGAGGAGAAGTACCAGAAGGCTGTCGAGAAGTGGGGCCCGGACGGCTTTACCTCCGGCATGGGCGCCGAGGCGATCAGAGAGCTCCTTAAGAGGATAGACCTCGAGAAGGTCTCTGGCACGCTCAGAGCTGAGATGAAGAAGACCACCTCGGACGCCAAGAAGAAAAGGATCGTCAAGAGGCTCAAGGTCACCGAGGCGTTCCTCCATTCCGGGAACAAGCCCGAGTGGATGATCCTTGAGGTGATACCCGTGCTCCCGCCGGACTTAAGGCCGCTTGTGCCCCTTGACGGCGGAAGGTTCGCAACCTCTGACCTGAACGACCTTTACAGGAGGGTCATAAACAGGAACAACAGGCTCAAGAGGCTCATGGAGCTTAACGCCCCTGACATCATCATCAGGAACGAGAAGAGGATGCTCCAGGAGGCGGTTGACGCCCTTTTCGATAACGGCAGAAGGGGGCGCATAATAACCGGCCAGAACAAGAGGCCGCTCAAGTCCCTTTCCGACATGATAAAGGGCAAGGGCGGACGCTTCAGGCAGAACCTCCTTGGAAAGAGGGTCGACTACTCCGGCCGTTCGGTCATCGTCATCGGCCCGGACTTGAGGCTCCACCAGTGCGGCCTTCCGAAGAAGATGGCCCTCGAGCTCTTCAAGCCCTTCATCTACCAGAGGCTCGAGGAGAAGGGCTACGCCACCACCATAAAGAGCGCCAAGAAGATGCTCGAGAAGGAGCGCCCGGAGGTATGGGACGTCCTCGACGAGGTCATAAGAGAGCACCCAGTGCTCTTGAACAGGGCGCCGACGCTCCACAGGCTCGGCATACAGGCCTTTGAGCCCATCCTCATCGAGGGCAAGGCCATACAGCTTCACCCGCTCGTCTGTACCGCCTTTAACGCGGACTTCGACGGAGACCAGATGGCGGTCCACGTGCCGCTTTCCATTGAGGCGCAGGTAGAGGCGAGGGTCCTCATGATGTCGACCAACAACATCCTCTCGCCCGCGCACGGGAAGCCCATTATCGTGCCGACGCAGGACATAGTCCTCGGCCTCTATTACCTCACCCGTAACCGTCCTGGAGTCAAGGGCGAGGGCAAGAGGTTCGGGTCGACAGACGAGGTCAGAGCTGCCTATGACGCCAGCGAGGTCCACCTCCAGGCCGGGGTAAAGGTAAAGCTTGACGGGACGCTCACGGACACCACCGTCGGCAGGATCATATTGAAGGAGATCATCCCGACGGCCATCAAGTTCGAAGAGATAAACAAGGTAATGGACAAAAAGCGCCTTGCCGACCTCATAGACATCTGCTACAGGCGCGCCGGCAGCAAGGAGACGGTAATACTGGCCGACAGGCTCAAGGACATGGGCTACCAGTTCGCGACCAAGGCCGGCATCTCCATCTGCATAGACGACATGAAGATCCCCACGAAGAAGGGGATCCTGCTGGATTCGGCCTACGAAGAGGTCAAGGAGATACAGAAGCAGTATAACGAAGGTCTCATAACAGACGGCGAGCGCTACAACAAGGTCATAGACATCTGGGCGCAGGCGACCGAAGAGATAGCCGAGGAGATGCTGAGAGAGCTCTCCACCGACCTCGTAAAGGACGACGATGGCAATGAACGCCCTCTGCCGAGCTTCAACCCCATATTTATCATGGCCGATTCCGGCGCCAGGGGCTCCGCTCAGCAGATAAGGCAGCTCGCCGGGATGAGGGGACTCATGGCCAAGCCTTCTGGCGAGATCATCGAGACCCCGATAACCGCGAACTTCAGGGAAGGCCTCACCGTGCTCCAGTACTTCATATCGACGCACGGAGCCAGGAAAGGTCTCGCCGACACAGCGCTCAAGACAGCCAACTCAGGCTACCTTACCAGGAGGCTCGTCGACGTAGCCCAGGACGCTATCATTGCTGAGGACGACTGCGGCACGCTCGACGGCATCTATATGACCCCGCTCGTCGAAGGCGGCGAGGTCATCGAGCCCATTGGCGAGAGGATCCTCGGAAGGGTCGTGCTCGAGGATGTCCTCGACCCCTTCACGAAGGAGGTCATTGTCGAGGCCAACGATGATATAGACGAGGGCAAGGTCGAGAGGATAGAGGAAGCCGGCATCGACAGGGTCAAGATAAGGTCGGTCCTCACCTGCCGCTCTACGCGCGGCATATGCATCAAGTGCTACGGAAGGGACCTGACGCGTGGAAGGATGGTCGAGATGGGCGAGGCCGTGGGCGTCATCGCCGCGCAGTCAATCGGCGAGCCCGGCACGCAGCTCACCATGAGGACCTTCCATATAGGCGGCACCGCCTCCAGGAGGGCCGAGCAGACGACCCTCGAGGCGAGGCACGAAGGCATAGTCAAGTACCACAACCTTAACGTGGCCTTGAACTCCAGGGGCGACTCGATCGTGATGAACCGCAACGGCGACATCTCGCTGCAGGACGACCAGGGCAGGGACCGCGAAAAGGATTCCATAATATACGGCGCGAGGCTCCGCGTGCCGGAAGGGCAGAAGGTCGCCATCGGCATGATCATCGCGGACTGGGACCCTTACACCATACCGATCATAACAGAGGTCGGCGGTATAATAAGGTTCGGGGATATCGAAGACGGCAAGACCATGAGGGAGCAGGTCGACGAGGTCACGGGCCTCTCAAGTAAGGTCATCGTCACCTTCAAGGAATCCGACTTGAGGCCGCGTGTCTCCATAAAGGACGAGTCGGGCCGCACGTACAAGATACCCGGCACTAACATCGAGGCCAGGTACCTCCTGCCGGTCGGCGCTATCCTCATGGTGGCCGAGGGCGACGCAGTGAAGGCCGGAGATATCGTTGCCAAGATACCGAGGGAGACCACAAAGACCAAGGACATTACCGGAGGACTTCCGAGGGTTGCCGAGCTCTTCGAGGCGAGAAAGCCAAAGGAGACGGCGGTCATAAGCGAGATCGACGGAATAGTCTCCTTCGGCAAGGACACCAAGGGCAAGAGGAAGGTCCTCATCACCCCTGAGACCGGTGACGCGAAGGAGTATCTCATACCCAAGGGCAAGCACATAAGCGTGAGGGAAGGCGACCGCGTCAGGGCCGGAGAGCCGTTGATGGACGGCAGCGCCAACCCGCACGACATCCTGCGCGTGCTTGGTGTCAAGGAACTGGCCAAGTACCTTGTCGACGAGGTGCAGGAGGTCTACAGGCTCCAGGGCGTTAAGATAAACGACAAGCACATCGAGACCATCGTGAGGCAGATGCTCCGCAGGGTCAAGATAAAGGACCCGGGCGACACCAACCTCCTCATCGGCGAGCAGGTCGAAAGGCACATCTTCGACGACGAGAACGACAGGGTCATCTCCAAGGGCAAGAGGCCGGCCATTGCCGAGCCGCTCCTGCAGGGTATAACCAAGGCATCGCTTTCTACCGAGTCCTTCATCTCGGCCGCCTCGTTCCAGGAGACGACCAAGGTCTTGACCGGGGCCGCGGTGGAAGGGAAGATCGACTATCTCCGTGGCTTGAAGGAGAACGTCATCATGGGCCGCCTTGTCCCGGCAGGCACCGGTTTCAGGCGCTACACCAAGTTCGCCGCGGAGCTTACGGAGCAGGCACAGAGCGATGCAGCGTCTGAAACGGAAGAAGGCGTAAAGGAGACCGCATAA
- a CDS encoding 50S ribosomal protein L1 has protein sequence MGKKYEAAKAKIEANKTYDMEEGFRLVPETVCAKFDETVEVSGRLGVDPKHPEQMVRGTIVLPHGIGKTVRVLVFAKGEKEIEAKEAGADLIGAEDMIEKVSKGWLDFDAIVATPDMMGAVGKLGKVLGPRGLMPNPKLGTVTFDVKKAVSDLKAGKVEFRVDKAGNIHVPVGKASFGSLKLKENFLSLMEAIVKAKPSASKGTYLRSLFISTTMGPSIRLNSVEVRNLFK, from the coding sequence ATGGGAAAAAAATATGAAGCCGCCAAGGCCAAGATAGAAGCCAATAAGACTTACGATATGGAAGAGGGGTTCAGGCTGGTCCCCGAGACGGTCTGCGCCAAGTTTGACGAGACCGTCGAGGTCTCCGGCAGGCTGGGCGTTGACCCCAAGCACCCCGAGCAGATGGTGAGGGGCACTATCGTCCTTCCCCACGGCATCGGCAAGACCGTCCGCGTGCTGGTATTCGCAAAGGGCGAAAAAGAGATCGAGGCAAAGGAAGCCGGCGCGGACCTTATCGGCGCCGAGGATATGATAGAGAAGGTGTCGAAGGGCTGGCTGGACTTTGACGCGATAGTCGCCACCCCGGATATGATGGGCGCGGTCGGAAAGCTCGGAAAGGTGCTCGGTCCCAGGGGCCTTATGCCGAACCCGAAGCTCGGCACCGTGACCTTCGATGTGAAGAAGGCCGTATCGGATCTCAAGGCCGGAAAGGTCGAGTTCAGGGTCGACAAGGCCGGCAACATCCATGTTCCTGTCGGAAAGGCCTCCTTTGGCTCACTGAAGCTCAAGGAGAACTTCCTGTCGCTCATGGAGGCCATCGTAAAGGCGAAGCCATCGGCGAGCAAGGGGACCTATCTCCGCAGCCTTTTCATCTCCACGACCATGGGCCCGAGCATCAGGCTCAACTCGGTCGAGGTGAGGAACCTGTTTAAATAG
- a CDS encoding DNA-directed RNA polymerase subunit beta translates to MASSKRIDAQALRKDYSRIGKVVSMPNLIEVQKKSFAYFLQTDAKPEDRKDVGLQAVFKSAFPIKDFSNTASLEYVRYALLDPKYTVDECHQKGMTFAAPIKMLVRLIMWDKDAETGAQSIRDIKEQEVYFGEIPLMTENGSFIINGTERVIVSQLHRSPGVFFELEKPKGFTGKVLYTARVIPYHGSWLDFEFDQKDWLYVRIDKRRKMPSTILLKALGYSVEEMLNYFYPSEEIILENKKISKSVEPEFLVGQKVSRDIKDPHTGEVIVKKDRKFTRLVLKKLVAAGVKYIPVEVEDIIGRIASTDIVDPNTGEVVLECNQILSRDKLDEISRRGITSFRLLLIEAMGNFFRETLLNDKIGGDDTRTIVEYRKENPDNPVSNMTLNARIEIYKRLKPGDLPTVKTANAFFNDLFFNAERYDLSRVGRLKLNRKLGFDVDLDTTTLRKEDILEVVRYLILLRNGQGVVDDIDHLGNRRVRSVGELLENQYRIGLLRMERAVKERMSLGELETLMPHDLINPKPVSAVIKEFFGSSQLSQFMDQTNPLSEVTHKRRLSALGPGGLTRERAGFEVRDVHATHYGRICPIETPEGPNIGLIVSLSTYARVNDFGFIETPYREVRDGKVTNRITYLSALDEENHVIAQANAPIDKDGRFESEFVSARKGGEFIMARPEDTTLMDVSPNQLVSVAAALIPFLENDDANRALMGSNMQRQAVPLIQTESPLVGTGMESIVASDSGVTVLAKHPGVVESVDGTRIVVRNETGGVEIYNLTKFRRSNQNTCLNQKPVVFKGDVLEVGQVIADGPSTDKGELALGKNVIVAFMPWGGYNFEDSILLNERLLRDDVFTSVHIEEFEVVARDIKLGKEEITRDIPNVGEDALRNLDESGIIRIGAEVKPGDILVGKVTPKGETQLSPEEKLLRAIFGEKAEDVKDTSLRVPPGIEGVVIDAKVFSRKGSEKDDRSKSIEDKEIARLVKDREDEIGIVKESTYSRVRKLLLNKKSAVRIADRKGNTLLSKGKPITAEVLETIPQSKWHEIIPAEEKAEAEVGECLTALNEQIDLIKVVFDERINRLKRGDELPPGVIKMVKVYIAMKRKISVGDKMAGRHGNKGVISRILPEEDMPYLADGTPVDIVLNPLGVPSRMNIGQILETHLGWAAKHLGKAVSAMIEKNLSPNSVRDKVKKIYATNEFSRFINTLSDDEVIDVARRLAGGIRIASPVFDGATETEVKEALEMASLPRNGKMVLYDGRNGEQFDQEVTVGVMYMMKLHHLVDDKIHARSTGPYSLVTQQPLGGKAQFGGQRLGEMEVWAMEAYGAAHSLQEFLTVKSDDVPGRTKMYESIVTGRYNLEPTLPESFSVLIKELQSLALDVNLMEEEKKD, encoded by the coding sequence ATGGCTTCCTCTAAACGTATAGACGCACAGGCATTGAGGAAGGACTACTCCCGTATCGGGAAGGTAGTCAGCATGCCGAACCTTATCGAGGTCCAGAAGAAGTCCTTCGCGTATTTTCTGCAGACCGACGCCAAGCCCGAAGACAGGAAGGACGTAGGGCTTCAGGCCGTATTCAAGAGCGCTTTCCCCATAAAGGATTTCAGCAACACGGCCTCGCTCGAATACGTCAGGTACGCGCTCCTCGATCCCAAGTACACTGTGGACGAGTGCCACCAGAAGGGCATGACCTTCGCCGCCCCCATAAAGATGCTCGTCCGCCTCATCATGTGGGACAAGGACGCCGAGACAGGGGCCCAGTCCATAAGGGATATAAAGGAGCAGGAGGTCTATTTCGGCGAGATACCGCTGATGACCGAGAACGGAAGTTTTATTATTAACGGCACCGAGAGGGTCATCGTAAGCCAGCTTCACAGGTCCCCCGGCGTATTCTTCGAGCTCGAGAAGCCGAAGGGCTTCACCGGAAAGGTCCTGTACACCGCACGCGTCATCCCGTACCACGGCAGCTGGCTCGATTTCGAGTTCGACCAGAAGGACTGGCTCTACGTCCGCATCGACAAGAGAAGGAAGATGCCGTCCACCATCCTTTTGAAGGCCCTCGGCTACTCGGTCGAGGAGATGCTCAATTATTTCTATCCTAGCGAGGAGATCATCCTCGAGAACAAGAAAATATCGAAGAGCGTTGAGCCGGAGTTCCTCGTAGGCCAGAAGGTGAGCCGCGACATAAAGGACCCGCACACCGGCGAAGTGATAGTCAAGAAAGACAGGAAGTTCACCAGGCTTGTCTTAAAGAAGCTCGTCGCGGCGGGCGTTAAGTACATACCAGTCGAGGTCGAGGACATAATAGGCCGCATCGCCTCGACCGACATCGTTGACCCGAATACCGGCGAGGTCGTGCTCGAGTGCAACCAGATACTTTCGCGCGACAAGCTCGATGAGATATCCAGGAGGGGTATAACCTCCTTCAGGCTACTCCTCATCGAGGCCATGGGCAACTTCTTCAGGGAGACACTCCTTAACGACAAGATAGGCGGCGACGACACCCGGACTATCGTCGAGTACAGGAAGGAGAACCCGGACAACCCGGTCTCCAACATGACACTCAACGCGAGGATCGAGATATACAAGAGGCTCAAGCCCGGCGACCTCCCGACGGTCAAAACGGCGAACGCCTTCTTTAACGACCTCTTCTTCAACGCCGAGAGGTACGACCTCTCCAGGGTTGGCCGCTTGAAGCTCAACAGGAAGCTCGGGTTCGACGTGGACCTCGATACCACCACCCTCCGCAAGGAGGATATCCTCGAGGTCGTGCGTTACCTTATCCTTCTGAGGAACGGCCAGGGCGTGGTCGACGACATCGACCACCTGGGCAACAGGAGGGTGCGCTCCGTCGGAGAGCTTCTGGAGAACCAGTACAGGATAGGGCTATTGAGGATGGAGAGGGCCGTCAAGGAGAGGATGAGCCTCGGCGAGCTTGAAACGCTCATGCCGCATGACCTTATAAACCCCAAGCCGGTCTCGGCGGTCATAAAGGAGTTCTTCGGTTCTTCTCAGCTTTCGCAGTTCATGGACCAGACCAACCCGCTTTCCGAGGTGACTCACAAGAGGAGGCTTTCGGCCCTCGGGCCAGGAGGTCTTACCAGGGAAAGGGCTGGCTTCGAGGTAAGGGACGTGCACGCGACCCACTACGGACGTATCTGCCCGATCGAGACGCCTGAGGGACCGAACATCGGCCTTATCGTCTCTCTTTCGACATATGCGCGCGTGAACGACTTCGGCTTCATCGAGACCCCTTACAGAGAGGTCAGGGACGGCAAGGTCACCAACAGGATAACGTACCTCTCTGCCCTTGACGAGGAGAACCATGTCATAGCGCAGGCGAACGCGCCCATCGACAAGGACGGCAGGTTCGAAAGCGAGTTCGTCTCCGCTCGTAAGGGCGGTGAGTTCATAATGGCGCGTCCCGAGGACACGACCCTCATGGACGTCTCCCCGAACCAGCTCGTCTCCGTGGCTGCGGCCCTTATCCCGTTCCTTGAAAACGACGACGCGAACAGGGCGCTCATGGGTTCGAACATGCAGAGGCAGGCTGTGCCGCTCATCCAGACCGAGAGCCCGCTCGTAGGCACGGGTATGGAATCCATCGTCGCCAGCGATTCCGGCGTAACCGTCCTTGCCAAGCACCCCGGCGTTGTAGAAAGCGTCGACGGCACGAGGATCGTCGTAAGGAACGAAACCGGGGGAGTCGAGATATATAACCTGACGAAGTTCAGGCGCTCAAACCAGAATACATGCTTGAACCAGAAGCCGGTCGTCTTCAAAGGCGACGTGCTTGAGGTGGGCCAGGTCATCGCCGACGGCCCCTCGACCGACAAGGGCGAGCTGGCGCTCGGCAAGAACGTGATAGTGGCCTTCATGCCCTGGGGCGGCTACAACTTCGAGGACTCGATACTCTTGAACGAGCGCCTCCTGCGCGACGACGTATTCACCTCGGTCCATATCGAGGAGTTCGAGGTCGTGGCAAGGGACATAAAGCTTGGCAAGGAAGAGATAACGAGAGACATCCCCAACGTCGGCGAGGACGCTCTCAGGAACCTCGACGAGAGCGGCATCATAAGGATAGGCGCCGAGGTGAAGCCCGGCGACATCCTCGTGGGCAAGGTCACCCCAAAGGGAGAGACCCAGCTTTCGCCGGAGGAAAAGCTCCTTAGAGCCATATTCGGCGAGAAGGCCGAGGACGTCAAGGACACCTCTCTTCGCGTACCGCCCGGCATCGAGGGCGTGGTCATAGACGCCAAGGTCTTCTCAAGGAAGGGCTCTGAGAAGGACGATAGGAGCAAGTCCATAGAGGACAAGGAGATAGCGAGGCTTGTCAAGGACCGCGAGGACGAGATAGGCATCGTAAAGGAATCGACCTACTCGAGGGTAAGAAAGCTCCTCCTTAACAAGAAGTCCGCGGTCCGGATCGCGGACAGGAAGGGTAACACCCTTCTCAGCAAGGGCAAGCCCATCACCGCAGAGGTCCTCGAGACCATACCGCAGTCAAAGTGGCACGAGATAATACCGGCTGAAGAGAAGGCCGAGGCCGAGGTAGGCGAGTGCCTCACGGCCCTCAACGAGCAGATAGACCTCATCAAGGTCGTCTTCGACGAGAGGATAAACAGGCTCAAGAGGGGCGACGAGCTTCCTCCCGGCGTTATAAAGATGGTCAAGGTCTATATCGCCATGAAGAGGAAGATATCGGTCGGCGACAAGATGGCCGGACGCCACGGCAACAAGGGCGTCATATCGAGGATACTGCCCGAAGAGGATATGCCTTATCTCGCGGACGGCACCCCGGTCGACATAGTCCTGAACCCGCTTGGCGTTCCTTCCCGTATGAACATCGGGCAGATTCTTGAGACCCATCTCGGGTGGGCCGCGAAGCACCTGGGCAAGGCCGTATCCGCCATGATAGAGAAGAACCTTAGCCCCAATTCAGTAAGGGACAAGGTCAAGAAGATATACGCGACCAACGAGTTCAGCAGGTTCATAAATACCCTGTCGGACGACGAGGTCATCGACGTCGCCAGGAGGCTTGCAGGCGGCATACGCATAGCGAGCCCGGTCTTTGACGGCGCTACCGAGACCGAGGTCAAGGAGGCCCTCGAGATGGCCTCTTTGCCGCGCAACGGCAAGATGGTCCTCTACGACGGCAGGAACGGCGAGCAATTCGACCAGGAGGTAACGGTCGGAGTCATGTATATGATGAAGCTCCACCACCTGGTAGACGATAAGATACACGCCAGGTCTACCGGCCCGTACTCGCTCGTCACCCAGCAGCCGCTGGGCGGAAAGGCTCAGTTCGGAGGCCAGAGGCTCGGAGAGATGGAGGTCTGGGCGATGGAGGCATACGGCGCCGCGCACAGCCTCCAGGAGTTCCTGACGGTAAAGTCGGACGACGTGCCGGGCAGGACCAAGATGTACGAGTCTATCGTGACCGGCAGGTACAACCTTGAGCCCACCTTGCCGGAATCGTTCAGCGTCCTTATAAAGGAGCTTCAGAGCCTTGCGCTGGATGTGAACCTCATGGAAGAAGAGAAGAAGGACTGA
- a CDS encoding 50S ribosomal protein L11 yields the protein MAKKVTGQVKLQIPAGKANPSPPVGPALGQHGVNIMEFCKTFNARTQAQEGMIIPVVITVYADRSFSFITKTPPAAVLLLKAAGVEKGSKEPNKTKVAKVTKKQVEDIAKLKMPDITAGSLEAAIKTIEGTARSMGITVEG from the coding sequence ATGGCAAAGAAGGTAACAGGACAGGTTAAGCTGCAGATACCTGCCGGGAAGGCTAACCCTTCTCCCCCGGTAGGCCCCGCGCTCGGCCAGCACGGCGTGAACATCATGGAGTTCTGCAAGACGTTCAACGCAAGGACGCAGGCCCAGGAAGGCATGATCATCCCGGTGGTCATCACCGTTTACGCGGACAGGTCGTTCTCGTTCATAACGAAGACCCCTCCGGCGGCGGTGTTGCTATTGAAGGCCGCAGGAGTCGAGAAAGGCTCAAAGGAGCCGAACAAGACCAAGGTGGCCAAGGTAACGAAGAAGCAGGTCGAGGATATCGCAAAGCTCAAGATGCCGGATATAACTGCCGGAAGCCTGGAGGCGGCCATCAAGACGATTGAGGGCACGGCCAGGAGCATGGGCATCACGGTGGAGGGTTAG